In Paenibacillus sp. BIC5C1, a genomic segment contains:
- the scpB gene encoding SMC-Scp complex subunit ScpB — translation MDFPKLKSIIEGLLFLSGEEGLSIKQIAEIVDQRTELVSDAIEEMVAEFAKQGRGVQILKIAGVVQLGTLPEHAAYFEKLAYSPARTSLSQAALETLAIVAYRQPITRVEIEEIRGVKSERAIHTLVNKDLIQEVGRAEAIGRPILYGTTKSFLDYFGLASLKDLPEPGLFEDSENLEEETQLLFEKLDVQHVDLDLDSTLENDANANEINNEDDPLNS, via the coding sequence ATGGATTTTCCGAAATTGAAATCGATTATTGAAGGCCTGCTGTTTTTGTCCGGAGAAGAAGGTCTGAGCATCAAACAAATCGCCGAGATCGTGGATCAGCGAACCGAACTGGTATCGGATGCGATTGAGGAAATGGTCGCTGAATTTGCCAAGCAGGGACGAGGCGTACAAATTCTTAAAATTGCAGGGGTAGTCCAACTCGGTACTTTGCCGGAACATGCGGCCTATTTTGAGAAATTGGCTTATTCACCTGCACGTACCTCTTTATCCCAGGCTGCGTTGGAGACGCTTGCTATTGTGGCGTATCGTCAGCCTATCACGCGGGTGGAGATTGAGGAGATCCGTGGCGTGAAATCCGAACGTGCCATCCATACACTGGTGAACAAGGATCTCATTCAGGAAGTGGGACGGGCTGAGGCCATCGGACGCCCAATTCTATATGGCACTACCAAATCTTTTCTGGATTACTTTGGTTTGGCTTCACTCAAAGATCTGCCTGAGCCAGGGTTGTTTGAAGATTCCGAGAACCTGGAGGAAGAGACACAGCTGCTTTTTGAAAAATTGGATGTGCAGCATGTGGATCTCGACTTGGATAGTACTCTCGAAAATGATGCAAATGCAAACGAAATTAATAACGAAGATGATCCTTTGAATTCATAA
- a CDS encoding sigma-70 family RNA polymerase sigma factor yields the protein MVNENLIWHSVHKYIGKPEVIIKNHCVEKDDILQLGRLGFIKAVKAFDTGRGVKFSSFAVTAIVREIRCFLRDSASIIRPTRTATDLINRINRLEHDMGYLPTAHEIALLLDEEEEKINKALQVGKGVKYLDEPVGADDQQAQAVTLMDTIYSGENIEDGVVDRIYVDAVIESVKRKLSEKEVTVLKHRVEGFNQTQTAEMEDISQMRVSRIMRKVAKMLDKK from the coding sequence TTGGTTAATGAGAATTTGATTTGGCATTCAGTACATAAATACATTGGAAAACCGGAAGTCATTATCAAAAATCATTGTGTGGAAAAAGACGACATTCTTCAATTGGGGCGCCTTGGATTTATTAAAGCAGTCAAAGCATTTGACACAGGGCGTGGTGTGAAATTCAGTTCGTTTGCTGTTACTGCGATTGTAAGGGAAATCCGATGTTTTCTGAGAGACAGCGCAAGTATTATTCGCCCCACTCGCACGGCTACAGATTTAATTAACCGAATCAATCGGCTGGAGCACGATATGGGGTATCTCCCGACCGCTCATGAAATCGCCTTGTTGCTTGACGAGGAAGAGGAGAAAATCAACAAGGCGCTCCAAGTGGGCAAGGGAGTTAAATACCTGGATGAGCCTGTCGGAGCAGATGATCAGCAAGCCCAAGCAGTTACATTGATGGATACCATTTATAGCGGAGAAAATATTGAAGATGGAGTGGTCGACAGAATTTATGTTGATGCAGTTATAGAATCGGTGAAACGCAAGTTAAGCGAGAAGGAAGTCACTGTCCTGAAGCATCGGGTAGAGGGTTTTAATCAAACACAGACAGCAGAGATGGAGGACATTAGCCAGATGCGAGTCTCCAGAATTATGCGGAAAGTGGCCAAGATGCTGGACAAAAAATAA
- a CDS encoding DUF2953 domain-containing protein yields the protein MWIWLGGIGLLIALLLVAVLISYVHVHFTFKKHNHDDYAKITVRLLYGIVRINYEIPSIVFRNMKEGFLVKTEQRMSHSRGEAQSSERVNKRKVKKWAKDVKIMLRATEALKLWIKQTLNRVHMTHWSWSTRIGVGDAAYTAVLIGWVWSIKSIIIGYLSYQIRFEQTPKLQVVPVWEDEMEFQTELDWKLKIRITAVMIAGLTLLTRVLQVEGGWRMWFRLLKEQRRRRKLKLKKQHSKSQI from the coding sequence GTGTGGATTTGGCTTGGAGGAATCGGCTTGTTGATCGCACTGCTTCTTGTCGCAGTCCTCATCTCGTATGTTCATGTGCATTTTACATTCAAGAAACACAATCACGATGATTATGCCAAGATTACGGTTCGTCTGCTATATGGCATTGTTCGTATTAACTATGAAATTCCTAGTATTGTCTTTCGGAATATGAAGGAAGGTTTTCTAGTGAAGACGGAGCAGCGAATGAGTCATTCAAGGGGAGAAGCCCAGAGCAGCGAGCGTGTTAACAAACGTAAAGTAAAAAAATGGGCTAAGGATGTAAAGATCATGCTCAGGGCAACGGAAGCATTAAAGCTCTGGATCAAGCAAACGCTCAACCGTGTACATATGACTCATTGGTCCTGGTCCACTCGTATTGGCGTCGGCGATGCAGCATATACGGCTGTTCTCATAGGTTGGGTGTGGAGTATCAAGTCGATCATCATTGGATACCTCTCTTATCAAATCCGTTTTGAACAAACGCCAAAGTTACAAGTTGTGCCTGTGTGGGAAGACGAAATGGAGTTTCAAACCGAGCTGGATTGGAAGCTTAAGATCCGGATTACAGCAGTCATGATCGCAGGACTTACATTGTTAACCCGAGTGCTTCAAGTAGAGGGAGGATGGCGGATGTGGTTCAGACTCTTAAAAGAACAACGTCGAAGACGCAAGCTGAAGCTCAAGAAACAACACAGTAAATCGCAAATATAA
- a CDS encoding lytic transglycosylase domain-containing protein, protein MVTFEKIGIIITAVLASITIYGGLIVPAASNPIGEQNTKQTLKQVKLDPDATSHKEMVDMLEHYIETYQEKTVSRTKLLKYVKWVDQYIEGSNMDSVWILAMMWQESRLLEDSTSSHGAIGLLQILPSTSKSFGINGSDLYKPEVNIKTGIEYMEYLLEKYDGNLRTATIAYSQGEGNVDKGKARPWYYNQVKKHHNTMVKILKKINKER, encoded by the coding sequence TTGGTCACATTTGAAAAAATCGGGATTATCATTACGGCGGTACTGGCATCGATAACGATATATGGAGGGCTGATTGTACCAGCTGCTTCTAATCCGATTGGAGAACAAAATACAAAACAAACCCTAAAGCAAGTGAAGTTAGATCCGGACGCTACGTCCCATAAAGAAATGGTAGATATGCTAGAGCATTATATCGAAACTTATCAGGAGAAGACGGTAAGCCGAACTAAACTGTTGAAGTATGTGAAATGGGTGGACCAATATATTGAAGGATCCAATATGGATTCCGTGTGGATATTGGCCATGATGTGGCAGGAGAGTCGCTTATTAGAGGATAGCACATCATCTCATGGAGCCATTGGACTTCTTCAAATACTACCAAGTACTTCCAAATCGTTTGGTATTAACGGCAGTGACTTATACAAGCCGGAAGTTAACATCAAAACTGGTATTGAATATATGGAATATCTTTTGGAAAAGTATGACGGCAACCTTCGTACAGCAACAATTGCGTACAGTCAAGGGGAGGGAAATGTAGACAAAGGCAAGGCTCGCCCCTGGTATTACAACCAAGTGAAGAAACACCATAACACAATGGTTAAGATATTAAAGAAAATCAATAAAGAACGTTAG
- a CDS encoding peptidoglycan recognition protein family protein: MLPITMDYIPVNKYSRAGIKLKAKRGIVMHYTASPGASAKNISKYFTSLARQVGKGRYASAHYSVDRTSIYNSLPDDELAYHCGSETYTKDAVARLGTYPNNSTVGIEMCIEKDGSIHEDTFNNVVDLAVYLIRERGFPNVFFTHKEVVGWKECPYLGSKPLGNMKSLSKHLILN; this comes from the coding sequence ATGCTTCCAATTACAATGGACTACATACCTGTTAATAAATACAGTCGAGCGGGAATTAAACTGAAAGCTAAACGAGGAATTGTTATGCATTATACCGCTTCCCCTGGAGCCTCAGCCAAAAACATCAGCAAATATTTCACAAGTTTAGCACGGCAAGTTGGAAAAGGTCGTTATGCAAGTGCACATTACTCTGTAGATCGAACCTCCATATATAACAGTCTGCCAGATGATGAACTTGCATACCATTGCGGTAGCGAGACTTACACAAAGGACGCTGTGGCCCGTCTTGGAACGTATCCGAACAATAGTACGGTGGGTATTGAAATGTGCATTGAGAAGGATGGTAGCATCCATGAGGATACATTTAATAACGTTGTAGACCTGGCAGTATATTTGATTAGAGAACGTGGCTTTCCCAATGTGTTTTTTACACATAAAGAAGTTGTCGGGTGGAAGGAATGCCCCTATCTTGGATCAAAACCCCTGGGGAATATGAAAAGTTTAAGCAAGCATTTAATTCTAAATTGA
- a CDS encoding nucleoside recognition domain-containing protein has product MINLIWLLMIVTGFAFAAAQGKIEVVTQAAFDGAATGVTVCFGLISVLVFWMGMMKMAEDAGLLGRIAKLLGPVVGFLFPDVPRNHPAMGYILSNMSANLLGLGNAATPMGIKAMQQLQELNPDKQTASPAMCTLLALNTASITIIPTTLIAIRLNYHSANATEIVGTTLMATIIATFAAIVADRWYRNRALHRPPRVHKSDNPGMKG; this is encoded by the coding sequence TTGATCAATCTAATCTGGCTTCTCATGATTGTAACCGGCTTTGCATTTGCAGCAGCACAAGGCAAAATTGAAGTCGTTACGCAGGCGGCTTTTGATGGAGCAGCAACCGGAGTAACGGTCTGTTTTGGGCTGATTAGTGTACTCGTGTTCTGGATGGGTATGATGAAAATGGCTGAGGATGCCGGGCTGCTGGGACGAATCGCGAAGCTGCTGGGTCCGGTTGTTGGCTTTTTATTCCCGGATGTTCCAAGGAATCATCCAGCTATGGGCTATATTTTATCCAATATGAGTGCCAATTTGCTCGGTCTCGGCAATGCAGCAACCCCAATGGGGATCAAAGCCATGCAGCAACTGCAGGAGCTGAATCCGGATAAACAAACGGCTTCCCCTGCGATGTGCACGCTGCTGGCTCTGAATACAGCGAGTATCACCATTATTCCGACAACCCTGATAGCCATTCGACTCAATTATCATTCCGCGAATGCCACGGAAATTGTAGGTACAACGCTAATGGCAACCATTATTGCGACATTTGCAGCCATCGTAGCCGATCGCTGGTACCGAAACAGGGCACTTCACAGGCCGCCGCGTGTACATAAAAGTGACAATCCCGGTATGAAAGGATGA
- a CDS encoding Na-translocating system protein MpsC family protein, which yields MIVGRDVNIEIKDLERELAKMASRIRKDFTERGPVDTRVVIMNHYIILKFTAKFTKPEAFMLEHMQSHSSQIFAEYKLKLAQMMREDFSPVFSYIHLGLKIEDIETMFFGTDFAEQVTVFKMNKDVEGLLRKDAINMP from the coding sequence ATGATTGTAGGGAGGGATGTGAACATTGAGATAAAAGACTTGGAAAGAGAGCTCGCGAAAATGGCATCAAGAATAAGAAAAGATTTTACTGAACGTGGGCCAGTAGATACCAGAGTCGTCATCATGAATCATTATATCATCCTAAAGTTTACAGCAAAATTCACCAAACCTGAAGCGTTCATGCTTGAACACATGCAATCGCATTCCAGTCAGATTTTTGCCGAATACAAGCTGAAGCTTGCACAAATGATGAGAGAAGATTTCAGTCCTGTTTTCTCCTATATTCACCTGGGTTTGAAAATTGAAGATATAGAAACCATGTTCTTTGGCACTGATTTTGCGGAACAGGTAACTGTCTTTAAAATGAACAAGGATGTTGAGGGGTTGCTGAGAAAAGATGCTATAAACATGCCTTAA
- the ytfJ gene encoding GerW family sporulation protein produces MSDHPIQGLMETAMENIKAMVDVNTIVGDAVETPDGTVILPISKVGFGFAAGGSDFHVNDGSSKGGSGGSNGNSTTEHSSSASVASPFGGGSGGGVSIRPIAFLVVGKQGVHIVPLDNSTHLFEKLIDSTPYVMDRIQDMFRNRNTAQPAESGIPVTPNPSTYS; encoded by the coding sequence ATGTCAGATCATCCAATTCAAGGCTTAATGGAAACCGCAATGGAAAATATCAAGGCCATGGTGGATGTCAATACAATCGTGGGCGATGCGGTTGAAACACCAGATGGTACCGTGATTTTGCCGATCAGTAAAGTGGGATTCGGATTCGCTGCGGGTGGCAGCGATTTTCATGTAAATGATGGAAGCAGCAAAGGTGGAAGCGGCGGTAGCAACGGAAACAGTACTACTGAACATTCCAGCTCCGCATCGGTTGCTTCACCATTTGGCGGAGGAAGCGGGGGCGGCGTATCCATTCGTCCGATCGCGTTCCTGGTAGTTGGCAAACAGGGCGTTCATATCGTGCCGCTTGACAACTCCACGCATCTGTTCGAGAAATTGATCGATTCCACACCGTATGTGATGGACAGAATCCAGGATATGTTCCGCAATCGTAATACAGCCCAACCGGCAGAGTCCGGCATTCCAGTCACACCTAATCCTTCTACGTACAGCTAA
- a CDS encoding D-alanyl-D-alanine carboxypeptidase family protein → MRKLMKFMACMLVPLFLFPSIGFAEAQETISGPSNHAQSAALIDVTSGRILYSKDGDKELRIASLTKIMTAIVAIEHGKLDDKVKVTSSAFAKEGSSIYLKLGEEMTLENMLYGLMLRSGNDAASAIAEHVGGSEEGFVMLMNKKAEQIGLTHSHFMNPHGLDAEGHYSTANDLARLTAYALKNPVFKRIVATENKSAPNPNESWEYSWQNKNKMLRLYEGADGVKTGYTKKAFRCLVSSATRNGQQLAAVTLNDGDDWNDHSRMLDFGFENFPLVEIAKKEQAVQNTDVVTGRGFTYPLAKSETASLTKKLILLDNRAEESTEGDAKTTDPSFGLAGRIDMQLDGKLVGSIPVYRKGSYIPPEPKSEDAALGGVGKISTWASAWRSVLSHLLSP, encoded by the coding sequence ATGCGAAAATTAATGAAATTTATGGCATGTATGCTCGTACCTTTGTTTCTGTTTCCCTCAATTGGGTTTGCTGAAGCCCAGGAAACCATATCTGGCCCTTCAAACCATGCGCAAAGCGCTGCTCTCATTGATGTGACGTCGGGCCGAATATTGTACAGCAAAGATGGAGACAAGGAACTCAGAATTGCCAGCTTGACCAAAATCATGACAGCAATTGTTGCGATTGAACACGGTAAACTGGATGACAAGGTTAAGGTAACTTCTTCTGCTTTTGCCAAAGAAGGCTCGTCCATCTATCTCAAGCTGGGTGAAGAAATGACGCTGGAAAACATGCTGTATGGGCTGATGCTGCGATCGGGCAACGATGCGGCCTCTGCAATTGCTGAACATGTCGGTGGATCTGAAGAAGGTTTCGTGATGTTAATGAACAAAAAGGCAGAACAAATTGGTCTGACCCATTCCCATTTTATGAATCCCCATGGACTTGATGCAGAGGGTCATTACTCCACCGCCAATGATCTGGCACGCTTAACCGCGTATGCGCTCAAGAATCCGGTATTCAAACGAATTGTAGCTACGGAGAACAAGTCTGCTCCAAATCCGAATGAGAGCTGGGAGTACTCCTGGCAAAACAAAAATAAAATGCTTCGGTTGTACGAGGGAGCCGATGGCGTCAAGACCGGATATACCAAAAAGGCGTTCCGTTGTCTGGTCAGCTCTGCTACTCGCAATGGACAACAGCTTGCTGCGGTAACCCTGAACGATGGTGACGACTGGAATGACCATTCACGTATGCTGGATTTCGGTTTTGAAAACTTCCCTTTGGTGGAAATCGCAAAAAAGGAACAAGCTGTACAGAACACGGATGTGGTCACAGGCCGCGGGTTCACCTATCCTCTGGCGAAGAGTGAGACAGCCTCATTGACGAAAAAGCTGATTTTACTCGATAACCGTGCAGAGGAGAGTACAGAGGGAGATGCAAAAACGACTGATCCTTCTTTTGGACTGGCTGGCCGAATTGATATGCAGCTTGATGGGAAACTTGTGGGTTCAATTCCTGTGTATCGCAAAGGAAGTTATATTCCGCCTGAGCCAAAGAGTGAAGATGCAGCTCTTGGGGGTGTTGGTAAAATTTCTACCTGGGCTTCCGCATGGCGTTCAGTATTAAGCCATTTGTTATCTCCATAA
- a CDS encoding sigma-70 family RNA polymerase sigma factor, producing MMMSATTAMGFDDLFEIGDIDTFLNKAQEKCRHKLRGKTFAGMEKEDVTQEIMIKLYNALDKYDAEKAKMSTFVDHLIENKIKDMYRKCMSEKNLSVVNAVQLVCTDLGASYESDGADTALTLGHSGFAFENFEFVTDIMENMKLNDREKEIFKLRTSGYEFVEIAAMLGVSKARISQLWKAIREKYEAL from the coding sequence ATGATGATGTCTGCTACAACTGCTATGGGGTTTGATGATTTATTTGAAATTGGGGATATAGATACGTTCTTAAACAAAGCACAGGAAAAATGTCGCCACAAGCTTAGAGGCAAAACGTTTGCAGGGATGGAAAAAGAGGATGTAACGCAGGAGATCATGATTAAGTTGTATAACGCGCTGGACAAGTATGACGCAGAAAAAGCAAAAATGTCGACGTTTGTTGATCACCTGATCGAAAATAAAATCAAGGATATGTATCGGAAATGCATGTCTGAGAAAAACCTCAGTGTCGTTAACGCTGTCCAGCTAGTGTGTACTGATCTTGGCGCCAGTTATGAAAGTGATGGAGCAGATACAGCGCTAACGCTTGGGCACTCCGGGTTTGCCTTTGAGAATTTTGAATTCGTAACTGACATCATGGAGAATATGAAGCTTAATGACCGTGAAAAAGAGATTTTTAAACTTCGAACCTCGGGGTACGAGTTTGTAGAAATTGCAGCAATGTTAGGTGTATCCAAGGCACGAATATCACAGTTATGGAAAGCGATTCGTGAGAAATACGAAGCTCTGTAG